In Helianthus annuus cultivar XRQ/B chromosome 3, HanXRQr2.0-SUNRISE, whole genome shotgun sequence, a single window of DNA contains:
- the LOC110930543 gene encoding protein LURP-one-related 11 has translation MVVCIYIYRTLHLLTELALLPSMAKVYPQTPSSSSSSPSSSPYISSKQECFTIWMKSLVYNSHGCTTYNSNGEIVYRVDNYDKKCSSQVYLMDILGNVLFAIQRKKLSIFGCWDGYKWDFSKKQRWFRATRNRNTLHVDLGFDKKGYKIIGGKLGFKIVNLDQDGALVAEVKRKQTTTGIDLGSDVFMLTIEPNIDQSLIMAIIMVHGLIHRQL, from the exons ATggttgtgtgtatatatatatatagaacccTCCATCTTCTAACAGAACTTGCTCTCCTCCCTTCAATGGCTAAAGTTTATCCTCAAActccatcatcttcatcatcatcaccatcatcatctccaTACATAAGCTCAAAACAAGAATGTTTCACAATATGGATGAAGTCTTTGGTATACAACAGCCATGGATGTACTACATACAATTCAAATGGAGAAATCGTGTATCGTGTTGATAATTACGACAAGAAATGCAGTTCACAAGTCTACTTGATGGATATTCTAGGCAACGTTCTTTTCGCGATACAACGAAAG AAACTATCAATTTTTGGATGTTGGGATGGATATAAGTGGGATTTTTCCAAGAAACAACGATGGTTTCGCGCTACAAGAAATCGCAACACACTTCATGTAGATTTAGGGTTTGATAAAAAAGGTTACAAGATTATTGGTGGAAAATTAGGGTTCAAGATTGTGAATCTTGATCAAGATGGTGCCTTGGTTGCTGAGGTTAAACGAAAGCAAACAACGACAGGGATCGATCTTGGAAGCGATGTTTTTATGTTAACAATAGAACCCAATATTGATCAATCATTGATCATGGCAATTATTATGGTTCATGGGTTGATTCATCGTCAACTATGA